Proteins found in one Siniperca chuatsi isolate FFG_IHB_CAS linkage group LG22, ASM2008510v1, whole genome shotgun sequence genomic segment:
- the serpine1 gene encoding plasminogen activator inhibitor 1 isoform X2, whose product MSRNNPGSNDSVGGRASDHTALHYKNKETHSVIQTQAAAAVKGAEAETRETHYTTFDAFQPKERGMSRQQRLLQRDLSNEEGVETISGVMVERKMSLEKGYRRALAKAFQTYPHQMDFTKLDQAVSIVNTWVSDHTAGAIPDFLAPGSLTDETRLVLLNALHFQGLWKVPFDPILTQERMFHCANGSTVPVHMMRLTNHFNYGEFVTANGVDYDVIEVPYEGDSLSMFLVSPFEPEVPLSMLSVDLSSQRIQQWRVELRNIKRQLAMPRFTLNSEVNLKTTLLNMGLGDMFNLATADFTRMTTDERLCVSKVLQRVKIEVNEQGTKGAAATAAVMFSRMAVEEIILDRPFLFLVQHKHTGTVLFMGQFNQPQHQ is encoded by the exons gtgggggGCAGGGCTTCAGACCATACAGCTctacactataaaaacaaagaaactcattcagtcattcagacacaagcagcagcagcagtgaaggGGGCGGAAGCTGAAACACGAGAGACCCACTACACTACATTTGACGCATTTCAACCAAAAG AGCGAGGGATGTCTCGGCAGCAGCGGCTCCTGCAGCGGGACCTGTCCAATGAGGAGGGGGTGGAGACAATCAGTGGGGTGATGGTGGAGAGGAAGATGAGCCTGGAGAAGGGATACCGCCGGGCCCTGGCCAAGGCCTTCCAGACCTACCCTCACCAGATGGACTTCACCAAGCTAGACCAGGCAGTCAGCATCGTCAACACATGGGTCTCAGACCACACTGCAG GTGCCATCCCTGATTTCTTGGCACCTGGATCTCTGACTGATGAGACCCGCCTGGTCCTCCTTAATGCCCTCCACTTCCAGGGCCTCTGGAAGGTTCCCTTTGACCCCATACTGACACAGGAGAGGATGTTCCACTGTGCCAATGGCAGCACTGTGCCCGTGCACATGATGAGACTCACCAACCACTTCAACTATG GCGAGTTTGTGACTGCCAACGGGGTGGACTATGATGTCATTGAGGTCCCATACGAGGGTGACTCACTGAGCATGTTCCTGGTGTCACCCTTTGAGCCTGAAGTTccactgagcatgctcagtgtgGATTTGAGCAGCCAGAGGATTCAGCAGTGGAGAGTGGAGCTGAGGAATATCAAAAGACAGCTGGCCATGCCCAG gtttACTCTGAACTCTGAGGTGAATTTGAAGACCACTCTGCTTAACATGGGTCTGGGAGACATGTTCAACCTGGCTACTGCTGATTTCACACGCATGACCA CTGATGAGAGGCTGTGTGTGTCGAAGGTTCTGCAGAGAGTGAAGATTGAGGTGAATGAGCAAGGAACTAAGGGAGCAGCAGCAACAG CTGCTGTCATGTTTTCTCGTATGGCAGTGGAGGAGATTATTCTGGACCGacccttcctcttcctcgtccagcacaaacacacag GTACGGTTCTGTTCATGGGTCAGTTCAACCAGCCTCAACATCAATAA
- the serpine1 gene encoding plasminogen activator inhibitor 1 isoform X1 has protein sequence MLCVYIFLLMTLSRVGLSSLQDKQTDFGLKVFSQLAQSSVDKNVALSPYGVASVLAMAQLGAAGNTRRALTTVMGFSLQERGMSRQQRLLQRDLSNEEGVETISGVMVERKMSLEKGYRRALAKAFQTYPHQMDFTKLDQAVSIVNTWVSDHTAGAIPDFLAPGSLTDETRLVLLNALHFQGLWKVPFDPILTQERMFHCANGSTVPVHMMRLTNHFNYGEFVTANGVDYDVIEVPYEGDSLSMFLVSPFEPEVPLSMLSVDLSSQRIQQWRVELRNIKRQLAMPRFTLNSEVNLKTTLLNMGLGDMFNLATADFTRMTTDERLCVSKVLQRVKIEVNEQGTKGAAATAAVMFSRMAVEEIILDRPFLFLVQHKHTGTVLFMGQFNQPQHQ, from the exons ATGCTTTGCGTGTATATTTTCCTGTTGATGACTCTGAGCAGAGTAGGGCTGAGCTCTCTGCAGGATAAACAGACTGACTTTGGTCTGAAGGTCTTCTCGCAGCTGGCCCAAAGCTCTGTGGACAAGAATGTGGCCTTGTCGCCATATGGTGTGGCCTCTGTCCTGGCCATGGCTCAGCTCGGTGCTGCTGGCAACACCCGCAGGGCCTTAACTACTGTTATGGGGTTTTCTCTGCAAG AGCGAGGGATGTCTCGGCAGCAGCGGCTCCTGCAGCGGGACCTGTCCAATGAGGAGGGGGTGGAGACAATCAGTGGGGTGATGGTGGAGAGGAAGATGAGCCTGGAGAAGGGATACCGCCGGGCCCTGGCCAAGGCCTTCCAGACCTACCCTCACCAGATGGACTTCACCAAGCTAGACCAGGCAGTCAGCATCGTCAACACATGGGTCTCAGACCACACTGCAG GTGCCATCCCTGATTTCTTGGCACCTGGATCTCTGACTGATGAGACCCGCCTGGTCCTCCTTAATGCCCTCCACTTCCAGGGCCTCTGGAAGGTTCCCTTTGACCCCATACTGACACAGGAGAGGATGTTCCACTGTGCCAATGGCAGCACTGTGCCCGTGCACATGATGAGACTCACCAACCACTTCAACTATG GCGAGTTTGTGACTGCCAACGGGGTGGACTATGATGTCATTGAGGTCCCATACGAGGGTGACTCACTGAGCATGTTCCTGGTGTCACCCTTTGAGCCTGAAGTTccactgagcatgctcagtgtgGATTTGAGCAGCCAGAGGATTCAGCAGTGGAGAGTGGAGCTGAGGAATATCAAAAGACAGCTGGCCATGCCCAG gtttACTCTGAACTCTGAGGTGAATTTGAAGACCACTCTGCTTAACATGGGTCTGGGAGACATGTTCAACCTGGCTACTGCTGATTTCACACGCATGACCA CTGATGAGAGGCTGTGTGTGTCGAAGGTTCTGCAGAGAGTGAAGATTGAGGTGAATGAGCAAGGAACTAAGGGAGCAGCAGCAACAG CTGCTGTCATGTTTTCTCGTATGGCAGTGGAGGAGATTATTCTGGACCGacccttcctcttcctcgtccagcacaaacacacag GTACGGTTCTGTTCATGGGTCAGTTCAACCAGCCTCAACATCAATAA